The following are encoded in a window of Plectropomus leopardus isolate mb chromosome 23, YSFRI_Pleo_2.0, whole genome shotgun sequence genomic DNA:
- the LOC121962112 gene encoding aminoacyl tRNA synthase complex-interacting multifunctional protein 1-like, whose translation MDKADNLLHPSVAAALIKLDPEDGEQILEYFKTHALLTREKALLQASVRDQKKLLVENGKLKKDIEQLRAQLQEKQRRRTAKALLSPAHPPPTVSPAPSTPVDQPPSPAGATAAAPSNPPPTSSHDRRERQSRRERRGERKARPASDSFSLEVEPCVDVSRLELRVGRILSIRRHPLAEAMSVQEVDIGEHAPRTVVSKLGTKTHLEELWGSLAVLLCNVKACKLRGVVSQARLLCCATSEDFAELLTPPTGSTPGDRVTFLNYPGEPDRELQSKQRVWELVQPDLQVDSRGVANYKGCGFEVKGKGLCRAPSITNCGIR comes from the exons ATGGACAAAGCCGACAACCTGCTTCATCCCAG CGTGGCGGCCGCTCTGATAAAGCTCGATCCGGAGGACGGCGAGCAGATCCTGGAGTATTTCAAAACTCACGCCCTGCTGACGAGAGAGAAAGCAC tgctgcAGGCGTCTGTCAGAGATCAGAAGAAGCTGCTGGTTGAAAACGGCAAACTGAAGAAAGACATCGAGCAGCTGAGAGCtcagctgcaggaaaaacagcgGAGACGCACCG CGAAGGCGCTGCTCTCTCCGGCCCACCCTCCTCCAACGGTAAGCCCCGCCCCCAGCACACCTGTCGATCAGCCTCCCTCACCTGCAGGAGcaacagctgctgctccttcaaaccctcctcccacctcctcaCATGACCgcagggagagacagagcaggagagagaggcgAGGGGAGAGGAAAG CTCGTCCCGCCTCCGACTCGTTCTCCTTGGAGGTGGAGCCTTGCGTCGACGTGTCACGGCTGGAGCTGCGGGTTGGACGGATCCTCAGCATCCGCCGCCACCCGCTGGCCGAGGCGATGTCCGTCCAGGAGGTGGACATAGGAGAGCACGCCCCCCGAACGGTCGTCAGCAAGCtgggaacaaaaacacacctggaGGAG CTCTGGGGCAGTCTGGCCGTATTGTTATGCAACGTTAAGGCCTGTAAGCTGAGGGGCGTGGTCTCTCAGGCCCGCCTCCTCTGTTGCGCCACCTCTGAGGACTTTGCTGAGCTGCTGACTCCGCCCACAGGCTCCACCCCCGGAGACCGAGTCACCTTCCTCAACTACCCAG gtgagCCGGACCGGGAGCTGCAGTCCAAGCAGAGGGTCTGGGAGCTCGTTCAGCCCGACCTGCAGGTCGACTCGAGGGGCGTGGCCAACTATAAAGGATGCGGGTTTGAGGTGAAGGGGAAGGGGCTCTGCAGGGCCCCCTCCATCACCAACTGTGGCATCAGATAG
- the LOC121962126 gene encoding GTPase IMAP family member GIMD1-like: MDLSRSRRGNSLFGILSDCGCHHGDNKRNVLTLNVLLLGDRQSGRSSVGNALIGGEEFHTGPCLSGIAVTMEHQLLSRNFPRFFRRQGAESDLVLRVMDTPPMLPNWQRVHKLCPEGVHVLVLVVRADRLHDNTHLEEHAQTLFGPEWRRHALLVLIHADHLKEAGLHTSVSDWLRALAEQVEGGVLFLDNSRDWPSVRGRPLRERLLRLSARNHHRAVMVRTEARSD; encoded by the exons ATGGATCTCAGTCGCAGTCGCCGCGGCAACAGCCTCTTCGGAATCCTCAGTGATTGTGGTTGTCACCATGGCGACAACAAGCGGAACGTTTTGACCCTGAATGTGTTGTTGCTAGGTGACAGGCAGAGTGGGAGGAGCTCTGTGGGGaatgctctgattg GTGGAGAAGAATTTCACACAGGCCCCTGCCTTTCTGGCATCGCGGTGACGATGGAGCACCAGCTGCTTAGCCGAAACTTTCCACGGTTTTTCCGAAGGCAGGGGGCGGAGTCTGACCTTGTTTTGAGAGTGATGGACACGCCCCCTATGTTGCCTAACTGGCAACGTGTGCACAAGCTTTGCCCCGAGGGCGTGCACGTACTTGTTCTTGTTGTGAGAGCTGACCGACTGCACGACAACACACACCTGGAGGAGCACGCacag ACTCTCTTCGGTCCTGAGTGGCGCCGTCATGCTTTACTCGTCCTCATACATGCTGACCACCTGAAGGAGGCGGGGCTTCACACGTCAGTCAGTGACTGGCTGCGAGCTCTGGCTGAACAGGTGGAGGGAGGAGTCTTGTTCTTGGACAACAGCCGTGATTGGCCATCAGTCAGAGGGCGCCCGCTGAGAGAGCGACTGCTCCGCCTCTCAGCCAGGAACCATCACAGAGCTGTGATGGTCCGGACAGAGGCTCGCTCTGACTGA